The genomic region CGGATACATTCTTCCCAGTTGTAATTCCCTAGCAGAATGTCGGTGACGCCGGGCTCCCTGTCGATTCCAAAAATACGGTAGATAGTTGGTTTTCTCATGTCGCAGTCGATGAGAAGGGTGCGTTTGTTGGTCTGTGCGTAGGAGATGGCAAAGTTGATGGCGGTTGTTGTTTTTCCCTCTCCAGGGGTGGCGCTAGTTATCAGGAAAATGTTCCCGCCCTTTTCAAGCGCGAGGAAATCCATTTGGGTACGGAATGAGCGGTAGGCCTCCGCCACAGGAGAGCGGGGTACAAAGTGCGTCACCAAACGGCCGTAGATATCCGGCGAGAAACGCCCCGCTCGATCTGGATTCGATTCAACGTATTGCCTCTCAAGCTCCTCGCTGTCGAGTATGGGAATCACACCTAGAACCGGTATCTCCAGGAAGCTTTCCACATCCTCAATGGCGCCGATGGAGGTATCCATGGTTTCAATTACGAGGGCGAAGGCCAGACCAACTATCAGGCCGAGAATCGCACCCAGCGTTGTGTTGACGGCTATTTGGGGTGGATTGTCACGCGAAGTCGGGCGGAAGGCTGGCTTCACAATGTGAACGAGATTCTGGCGCCCGGCGAGTTTGATGTTTACCTCTTCGATTTTTTGCCGAAGGAGGTTGTGTACTTCCATGTCGGTGGCGAATTGTCGCTCAAGGCGTTGAAGGCGAATTGAAATGTCGGGGATCGTTTTGTTGCGCCCCTCTAAAACTACCATTTCTTTCTCGCTGCTCTTGAGTTCCTGGGAGATCGCCCGCTCCCGTCCTTCGAGGACCAGGAGCATCTCCCGAACTACATTTTTAATCTGAGCGTTGATGGCGACGACCGTGGGATGCTCTGAAGTGAAATCCTCGAGCAGCGTGTCGCGCTGCACCTGCAATCCCACGAGTTGTTTGTTAAGAGGCCCGAGGCCGGATTCGATATCGTCAACGGGGATTCGCTTGGTTTTGCCTGCCTGAAACTCTCCAATCGAGCGAACCTGTTGGATAGCGTCGCTTATTTTCGAATGGGCTTTTTCGAGAGCGCTTACCTTCGCTGTGATTATTTGCAAGGCACGGGTGACGGTAGTTGCCTCTACACGCAAAGAGAGAAAATTCTGGTTTTCCTTAAATTCCTTGATGCCTTTTTCAGAGTTGCGGAGACGCTCTTCGCTCTTGTCGAGCTGGCTCTTAATAAAATTAAATTGTTTAAGGACAGCCTGGTTGCGCGATTCGAAGTCGAATTTACGAAAAGCGCTTGCGATGGTATTTGCCATCCTGGCAGCTTTGTCCGGGTCGCCAGAGGTGACGGAGATGGAAACGATGTTGGTATCCCCGACTTGCTCTGCGGAAACCTGGCCGGCCAGATTGTTGATGATCGAAACAAGACGACTGTTCTTTGCTATTTGATCAGAGATGAGGGCCTTGTCGATGAACCCCAGGTTTTTTGCGACCACCTCCATGACCGGATAGCTTCGAATGACGGCAGTCTGGGTGGATATTTCCTGGAACTGATTAAAGGAAGAGTCGGAGACGATTCCGGCAACGGCCGTGTTCTGCTCGATTCGTACGGCGCTTGAGGCCGAATAGATGGGTGCAGGCTCGTTCAGTTTGGCGAATACGTAACTGAAGAAGCACAGAACTATTGTTGTGAATATAATGATGGTTTTCCGGCGACGTATTATCCGCCAGTAATCCCTCAGATTGATATCGTATTGGCCCATGAATATTTATCCTTGGGAGTAACTATTGTAGCAAAATCGTGCTGCTCGATTGTCCGGCAGAGAAGGTCCCATTCGAGTCCTCCTCTGCTTTGCGCGCGCTCGGGCCGCCGACATCGAATTTAAGCACATTTGAGTTGCTCGCATAAGACTCTCTCAGGCGTGCTGGATAGAAAAGAAAGTCGAGTATTGGCGAAGCCTTTTTAACGAAATCGGTTATATTTCCGATGACGCTGCGGGGAATCACGATAACATCGTTAGGCTCAAGGAGAATATTGCCCCTTCTGTCACCGCGCTCAAGAAGATTTTTGAGGTTGGCAAGGATAACTTCGGGCCGCTCCGGATCGCCTCGGATGACCCGGATCTCGCCGCGAAGACCAAATTTTGTAAAACCACCTGTCTTAGCGATAGCGTCAAGGACACGCATCTGGAATGTGAAGGGGTATACTCCGGGCCGTTTGGTTTCGCCGAACACATAAATCCGGGCTTCTTGTGTCTGGTCCTTGCTCGCCTCGGGTATGTATACCAAATCGTTGGCGATGAGCAGTGGGTTGTCCTCGTTCGTGCCAGTGCCGGAAATATAGCGCAGAAGGTTTATTGTTTGAGTGGTGCCGTCCCGTTGCAATTTGATGCGCTCTAAGTCCCCTCGTGTCGTTTGTGTAATGTGGCCGCCGGCCTGGAGGATTGCGTCCAGGATGGTGATTGACTTCGATAACTGATAAGTCCTGGGGGAGCGAATAGCGCCCATGACCCGGATAACCTTGCTGCCGAATTTTGTCACCGAAATTTCTATTCGAGGGTTTTTGATGAACCTCGCAAGCTTCTTTGTGAGAACGTTGTCGAATTCATTGATGGTTAGTCCGGATGCACGGACATCGTCTACATAGCCAAAGCTAATTAATCCCCGCTCGCTCACCTGGACGCGACGAACCTCGGCCTTGATGCCTTTCCATATTTTAATCGCCAACACATCGCTTGAGCCGATTATATACTCGCCGGGAAGACGATTTTCCGGGCGGGCGCCTTCAATTAGGTGAGATACTTTTTGGGCCTGGGCATTTGCGTTCTCTGCGTCAATTTTAAGGTCAGGCATCTTCGAGCCGGGTATTAGGGGAAGGTTGTGGCGCTTGCCGTTTCTGCTCCCATTCCCATTTCCGTTCGAGTGCCCGTTTTTGTGACCATTCGAAACTTGATAGCCTCTTCCAAAGCCTGGCCACAGGCTTATTCCTTTTCCGTGTGTTGCGGACCCCAGATCAGAGCGACCGTCGCCATCAAAGTCGGAGACCAGGATATTCCGGTACATGCCTCGCTCGGGGAGGAGGAGACGCTGGGATACCCAGCCAATGCCTGGCTGCTGCTTCCAGTAGTGGATACCGTTTCCGTTCATTGTGCTGGCGACGATATCCAAGAGACCGTCGCCGTCGCGATCAATGGCCGTGGCGTACCAGTAGCTATTGTCTGAGACCGGGCTCGCCATGCGATTGAGATTTCCCTTACCAAGCCCCTGCCAGATGAGAATTCCGGTGTCTTTGCCCGTGGCGATTTGATCGGGTATCGAATCGCCATTCAGATCCATAATGGTGACGCTCCAGAAATCCCCTTTTGCAAGAACATTGGCTTTGCCCCATCTGGGAGATTTACTTTTTCCTAGCCAGACAATGATCCCGCCGCCGGGCCCTTCTCCAGCTGCGATGATGTCGATGATTCCATCCTGGTTCAGGTCCGAGGTGCTGACGCCATGAAAGGCGCCCGTTGCTTTGGGGGCGGGTGCTTTCTGCCATTTGCGGGGCCCGAGGTTCATCCATATACGTATGTTGCCGTCGGGGCTGGCAACCCCTTTTACGGCGATGAGGTCTGCTCGACCATCAAAGTTAACGTCAACGGCATGCACGTCGTCGAATAATTCACCTTTGCCCGGCCCCGGGGTGCGCTTGAATTTTAGATTTCCAAGATTGTTCCAGATTCCGATGCCGCTGTTGCCGTTCTGCTTGAAGGCGGCAACGATATCGAGGCGGGCATCGGCGTCGATGTCAGCAAGATCGATGGAATTAATTTCGGCTCCAACCGAAATAGTCGTGGGTGCTCCCCATCCGGTTTTGCGCTTTCCTGGCCAGATGATGAGATCGCCGGTGAGCAAGTTGGCCGTTACGAGTTCGGGAAGACCGTCGCCGTTCAGATCACCAGATACAAGATTACGGTAATATCCGGACTTGACGGGTCCTTTCGAAGGGAGTCCGGTGGATTCACTTCCTGATAAAGTTGGTGAGTCAGGGGTATTGAGGTCACCTATTTCGACGGCGTCCTGGCAACCAGATAACGCCAGCGCCAGTGTGGCGCAAAGCAGAGGTAGAAAACCCCTTTTGCCGAATTTCATGTTCGAAGACCTATTGGGCGGACCGAAACACTATAACCTCTATATGTTCTACGTCCTAATGTACTACTTTACAATAAATACTAGGGGTTAATCAATTGATTTAAATGGAGATTTGATTTTTAATATAAATAATCCAGCATTTTTGAACTCCAGTCTTGAATCGGGGGAAAATGTTATTCTAAAATTAAAAATGAATCGCGGGGCGTTGAATTCATTTATTGTTACTCATTGATATTAAATAAGTTAAGATGTTTTTAGGTAGCCGATAATTTGATTGTTATAAATTTTGGAGACAGCGAAAAGGAGGTATATCACTGATGGTTTGTGAAATTTTGACGAAATTAAGGCGAATATCTCTTGGATTTTCTTGAAATTCAGGGTTTCCCCCTAATTTTTATGCCGGCATTTCTAAAATGACAAAGACTGCGGGCTAGCAGGTCCGGAAGTGGTAAAATAGGAGGTGGCGGCTGATAGTTTGAGGGTTGGCAGGAAGCGATATCGTTCCTGATTGCCAATTTCCTGGATGTCATTTGGTCTCGACTTTTTTTTTGAATTATAGAAAGTGGACTTCAGGGTTGATGTGAATAGTCTTTGCCTCGATTCGAAAGACCCCTACTTATTATAGTAAAAGCATTGAATCTGAAATTAAGGAAGAAAAGAAGGGCATGAAAAGTAATAAATTTGAGCTAGCTCGGGATTAATCATTTTCACTCGTTGACATCTGTTTTCTCATAGTTGTAGAAAGCCACGTTCTAATTTTTGCCTTTCGTTCAGGTTAGGGAAATTTATTTTATGTCGCTCCTTGAGAAAATTAAAAATCGCGAGGTTCGTGCGGGCGTTATGGGGCTGGGATATGTCGGCCTCCCGCTTTGTCTTGAATTTGTCCGAGCTGGCTATCATGTAGTCGGTCTGGATTCAGACGAGAGAAAGATTGAGTCTCTCGCAAAGCGCTCTTCATATATTACCGACATTCCTGACTCGGAATTGATCGAGGCATTTGAGACCGGGAGGTTCGAGGTCACCTCGGATCAGTCTGTCATCTCTACAGTTCAGACCCTTAATATTTGCGTCCCTACGCCTCTGAACAAATCCGGCGCGCCCGATCTTTCGTTTGTAAAGGCGGCGCTCCAGGCGATTGAGGAAAATCAATCCCCAGGGCAGCTATATATCCTTGAAAGCACTACATATCCCGGAACGACCGAGGAGGCGTTGCTTCCCGTTCTCTCCGGGGAAGGGACCAGAGAAGTGGGTAAAGATTTTTTCCTCGCCTTCTCTCCCGAGCGCATTGATCCGGGCAACCCCAACTTCAATACGCGCAATATTCCAAAAGTAGTTGGCGGGGTCACGGAAACATGTACGGCCTGTGCTGCAGCTCTTTATGAAAACTGCGTGGACACCACCGTTACCGTTAGCTCGCCTCGTGTCGCAGAGATGGTCAAGCTTCTCGAAAATACTTTCAGGAGTGTGAACATCGGCCTGGTCAATGAGTTGGCGAAAATGTGCCACAACCTCGATGTGAACATCTGGGAAGTTATTGATGCGGCGAAAACCAAACCCTTTGGGTTCATGCCTTTTTATCCGGGTCCCGGTCTTGGCGGACATTGTATTCCGATCGATCCCATCTATCTTTCCTGGAAGGCGAGGCAGATGGGATTCGAGGCGCGTTTCATTGAACTGGCGGATCAGGTCAATTCATCGATGCCCCAATTCGTCGTCGATCTGGTGGTCAAGGCGCTGGGCGATCACGGCAAGCCGCTCAAGGGAGCTAATGTTCTCCTGCTCGGAGTCACCTACAAGGCGGATGTGAACGATGTCCGCGAGAGTCCGGCGCTGGATGTCTGGCAGCTATTGGAGGACTGGGGCGCCACGGTGGAATATCATGATCCATATGTTGAATCTTTGATGTTTGGCGAAAGGGAGCGCACCTCAAAGTTTTTAGCGCCGGATATGCTCCAGAGTATGGATTGCGCCATCCTTCTGGCATCCCATGAGTCGCTGGATTTAGATATGATTAGTGAGCATTCCTCATGTGTTGTGGACACCCGAAACGCCCTGAATAGCGATTCTGGGGATGGAAAAATTTATAAGCTTTGACCAGACAGTGTGGTTTTTTAGTTTGTTGATTTTAACTTGTTACAAAACAATATCTTGCAATGTCATCGTATCGTCCTTTCGGCAGTTGACATAGAGGGTGTCTTCGGATTTAATCCCCTGCCTACGCTTTAGGGCGTTTACAATTACTTGAACCTAACTGGCCCAAACGGTCGGAGGATGTACAGTTGAGGATGTATCAACCTACAAAATTCATTTCTAAAGAAAAGGCCGCCGAGGAGCAGCACTGGGTGGTTATTGATGCAGAGGGTCAAACCCTTGGCCGGCTAGCGACGAAAGTAGCTACGCTTCTTCGCGGAAAGCATCGCCCCGAGTGGAGTCCCCATGTTGATTGCGGCGATTATGTCGTTATCATCAACTCGGAGAAAGTGTTTTTGACTGGCCAGAAAGCCGAGCAGAAAAAATATTTTCGCCATTCAGGTTACATCGGGCACATGAGAGAAGTGACGGCTGGGCGTATGCTTGAGATCCATCCCGAAAGAGTGGTTCAGGCTGCGGTTCGGGGCATGTTGCCGAAAACCAAACTTGGCCGTGCGATGTTTAAGAAGTTGAAAGTCTATGTGGGGGCGTCTCATCCCCATGAGGCACAAAAGCCCGAAGCGATTTCTTTAGCATAGATGCTGGGCAATTTAAGACCGGGGAGCTAAAACCTAAAGATGGCAACGACAGTTACGAAATATTACGCAACAGGCAAACGAAAAACCTCCGTCGCCCGGGTGTGGATTCTCCCTGGTGAGGGCAGGATGCTGATCAATAATAAACCTGTGGATGAGTACTTTCTGCGGGACACTTCACTCATGATCATCAAGCAACCCTTCGAGATTACGGGGACTTGGGGTCGATTCGATGTTAGCGCTACGGTCAACGGTGGCGGCCTCTCGGGCCAAGCTGGTGCTGTCCGGCACGGTATTTCAAAAGCGCTGCTCGAAGTTGACCCCAGCTACCGTACCACGCTGAAAAAAGCGGGCCTCATAACGCGCGACTCGCGTGTTAAAGAGCGCAAAAAGTACGGCCTCAAGGGTGCCCGCAAGAGCTTCCAGTTCTCCAAACGTTAAACCGTTTTTTAGAAATTCAATCACTCAGCCCCCGCAGCTAGCGGGGAGGAGGGTGTCCGATGTACCGGATCGCCGTGGTGGGAGCCACGGGGTATACCGGCTTCGAGTTGTTGCGGCTGCTTGCGTCTCATGGCGGCGTCGAGGTCGGTGCCCTGACATCTGAAACTTATTCAGGCAAGGAAATCGGAGAGGTATTTCCAGCCCTTGCGAAAATCGTTACCTGTAGATTGCAAAAGTTTGAGCCCGAGGTGTGCGAGGGCGCCGATATCGTATTCTGCTGTCTGCCGCACAGAACGGCTATGAACACTGTTCCCGGGCTTTTAGACCGTGGACACCGGGTCGTCGATTTCTCTGCCGATTTCAGGCTCAGGGATCATGCCGTTTATGAGCAATGGTATAAAACAGAACATGTTTGCCCTGAGCGCATTCCTGAGGCTGTCTACGGAATTCCCGAGCTTTATCGAGACGAAATTCGTGGTGCAAAATTAGTGGCCAACCCTGGGTGCTATCCGACGGGAGCAATTCTGGCGCTGGCGCCGTTGCTTCGTGCGGGTATTGTTGTCTCTTCATTGATCGTGATTGACGCAAAATCCGGTGTCTCAGGTGCGGGGCGAAAAGCGGCTTTAGACTTTCAGTTCAGCGAGGTTAACGAGGGGTTTAAGGCCTACGGAATTGGCACGCACCGTCATACGCCCGAGATCGAGCAGGAACTTTCGGTTGCCTTAGGAGGGGAGCTAAGGGTGTCGTTCACGCCCCATCTCGTCCCGATGACGAGGGGAATCCTCTCGACGATATACGTCGAGGCAGCGGGCGGAGCTACTGAGGAAAGTGCGCGAGCGGCTCTTCAGGAGGCGTACGGAAACGAGGCGTTTATTCGTCTCATGCCTCAGGGGGCTTTTCCCAACGTGAGCCAGGTGGCGGGAAGTAATTTTCTCGACATCGGCCTCACCTTCGATGAGCGCACCGGGCGTTTCGTTATCGTGACGGCGATCGATAATTTGGTGAAAGGGGCATCGGGAGCAGCGGTGCAAAACATGAACATTCTTCTAGGCCTTACGGAAACGCAGGGCTTGGTTCATCCGGGGTTCTGGGTATGAGCGAGAAAATAAATATACAAGTAATCGAGGGCGGTGTTTGTGCCGCCGAGGGTGTTCGGGCCTCTGCGGCGACAGCGGGAATTAAAGAGTCTGGCAATCCGGACATTACGTTAATTGCGTTCGACCCGCCCGCCGAGGCGGCGGGCGTCTATACGCGAAATCTGGTTTGTGCTGCGCCGGTTGTGCTCTGTCGTGAGCGAGTGGGTAAGGGCCCCCTTCGGGCTATTTTGGTAAACAGTGGAAACGCCAACGCTTGCACGGGACAGACAGGCCTCTCGGACGCTTATCATTTGTGTGATGGCATAGCCGGTGTTCTCGGTAGCAAGTCCGATGAAGTCGTCATGTCATCGACTGGCTTGATCGGGGCCAACCTTCCTGTGGAACTTTTGGAAGCGAAGTTCGGCGAACTGGTTGCCGGGCTATCGAAAGGTGGCGGGACAGCTTCAGCCGAGGCGATCATGACCACTGATACCCGGCCTAAGGAATATGCCGTTTTGGTTGAATTGCCCGAGGGTACTGTCCGCATCGGTGGAATGAGTAAGGGGGCGGGAATGATAGCGCCCAACATGGCCACCATGTTGGCCTATGTTACGACGGACGCCGCCGTTTCAAGTGAGTTGTTGGCGAAGTTGTTGCGAGAGGCCTCCGACATGTCTTTTAACTGCGTGACGATTGACGGTGACACATCGACGAACGATACGGCCATCCTTGCGGCGACCGGTGCCTCGGGCGTCCGAGTCGAGAGCGGCGAAACACTTGAGCTTTTTGAGACCGCTCTGAAACAGGTCTGTCTTGAACTTGCCCTGGCAATTGTGCGTGACGGGGAAGGGGTGACGAAAGTTGTCCAGCTCCGTGTTGAAGGCGCTACGAGTGATGAGGATGCTCGCCTTGCAGCACGGTCAGTTTCAGAGAGTTTGTTGGTGAAAACGGCCATTAACGGAAATCTCCCAAATTGGGGCCGGATTTTCGCTGCTGCCGGCTATAGTGGTGCCGCCCTTGATCAGGAGCGGCTGTACCTTAAATTTGACGATATAGAGGTTGCCCGGGATGGTGCGCCCATTGGTGGGCAGGACGATTCTCTGCGCAAGGTGCTTGAAAAACCTGAGTATACGGTAACGCTCGGGCTCGGGGTTGGCGATGCGAGCTCTAATTTCTGGACGACCGACCTGAGCCGGGAATATGTAACGATTAACGCGGACTACAGGACATAAACGTATATTTTTTAGGGGGTTGAATAGAATACACCCTTGTGAGACATTCCCCTCGCCTCGCGATGGCGGCCGCATTGGGCGGGTTTGCGTGGTGATCGGAGAACAAAAAACTGAATTAAATTCGGCCCCTTTCGCCGGGGTGCTGCGATGGTCCCGCCTGCCTTAAGGTGGGAAAAGGAGGTATACCCTGTGGCATCAGTAAACCTAAGAGAACTTCTCGAATCTGGATCACATTTCGGACATAAAACGAACCGTTGGAACCCCAAGATGAAGCCCTATATCTTCGGGGCGCGTAACGGGGTCTATATCATCGACCTGCAGAAAACGCTCCACCTTTTCAAAGATGCGCTTGATTTTCTCAAGGACGTGAGCGCCAAAGGCGGCGAGGTTCTTTTTGTTGGAACGAAACCCCAGGCCCAGGAAATTGTTGTTGAGGAAGCCCAGAGGGCCGGGATGCCGTATGTCACCGTCCGCTGGCTCGGCGGCACGCTCACAAACTTTGCCACGATTAAAAATTCTGTTGCGCGCCTGATTGAACTTGACGGCATGAAGGATGACGGTACGTTCGATCTTCTGGCCAAAAAAGAGGCTGTCCGCCGCGAGAAGGATCGGCTCAGGCTCGACAAGTTCCTTGGCGGTGTCAAAAAAATGAAATCGATTCCGAAGGCGATGTTCGTGGTGGATGCAAGTCATGAACATATTGCCATCAGAGAGGCCAGGAAACTCGGTATCCCAGTAGTGTCGATGGTGGACACCAATGCTGATCCCGATGGGGTCGATTACCTCCTGCCGGGTAACGATGATGCGTTGCGCTCGATTCGTCTTTTCGTCTCGCGGGTGGCCGATGCTATCAGCGAGGGCGTGGCTTTAAGGTCGGATGGCAAGGCCGAGGCGGCTGTTGCAGGTGATGGTGTGGCCCAGGAAATACTCG from Nitrospinaceae bacterium harbors:
- a CDS encoding polysaccharide biosynthesis tyrosine autokinase gives rise to the protein MGQYDINLRDYWRIIRRRKTIIIFTTIVLCFFSYVFAKLNEPAPIYSASSAVRIEQNTAVAGIVSDSSFNQFQEISTQTAVIRSYPVMEVVAKNLGFIDKALISDQIAKNSRLVSIINNLAGQVSAEQVGDTNIVSISVTSGDPDKAARMANTIASAFRKFDFESRNQAVLKQFNFIKSQLDKSEERLRNSEKGIKEFKENQNFLSLRVEATTVTRALQIITAKVSALEKAHSKISDAIQQVRSIGEFQAGKTKRIPVDDIESGLGPLNKQLVGLQVQRDTLLEDFTSEHPTVVAINAQIKNVVREMLLVLEGRERAISQELKSSEKEMVVLEGRNKTIPDISIRLQRLERQFATDMEVHNLLRQKIEEVNIKLAGRQNLVHIVKPAFRPTSRDNPPQIAVNTTLGAILGLIVGLAFALVIETMDTSIGAIEDVESFLEIPVLGVIPILDSEELERQYVESNPDRAGRFSPDIYGRLVTHFVPRSPVAEAYRSFRTQMDFLALEKGGNIFLITSATPGEGKTTTAINFAISYAQTNKRTLLIDCDMRKPTIYRIFGIDREPGVTDILLGNYNWEECIRTMTDIMLGKFDMEDMMLTPGLDNLSILTTGNIPPNPSELLNSPRMTEFLENLRQEYDFIILDTPPLLPVTDAAVLGTRADGCVLVYRAGAIARGALKRAKLQLDNVRANVWGIVLNSMRAETSTDLDSFRYQSSYYYGGYVEEASEDSLANLPFYERWYHQVMDAVFSSEDEDVVEEASTLSKAIGAVLVALSFTAVGAGMAWQAGINIPAMGSLGNAVKVIGSAPGDALKNLDKIWENAHKGQLLPTPTSNTSPPAVEAPSVEKEKISKIEIPATDKASLETSSKPGVRAAISPIQLASSRQEDEVLKSPPLPAKEGPELNRLKSNSDSVTMLKIPPMPPATELLKRPYSIVFSINSLHKTTRQQMAQLLENHLAPSFAPVKYPKGPLDRVFLGAFKTRKEARAEMEKYDIPQALRQNGPIIQELPYALQIGWDMSPDELEVIRVILKSIGLHVYFDDVSNRMLLGAFKSSTESQAAANLLTRENIPHRLITR
- a CDS encoding nucleotide sugar dehydrogenase, which encodes MSLLEKIKNREVRAGVMGLGYVGLPLCLEFVRAGYHVVGLDSDERKIESLAKRSSYITDIPDSELIEAFETGRFEVTSDQSVISTVQTLNICVPTPLNKSGAPDLSFVKAALQAIEENQSPGQLYILESTTYPGTTEEALLPVLSGEGTREVGKDFFLAFSPERIDPGNPNFNTRNIPKVVGGVTETCTACAAALYENCVDTTVTVSSPRVAEMVKLLENTFRSVNIGLVNELAKMCHNLDVNIWEVIDAAKTKPFGFMPFYPGPGLGGHCIPIDPIYLSWKARQMGFEARFIELADQVNSSMPQFVVDLVVKALGDHGKPLKGANVLLLGVTYKADVNDVRESPALDVWQLLEDWGATVEYHDPYVESLMFGERERTSKFLAPDMLQSMDCAILLASHESLDLDMISEHSSCVVDTRNALNSDSGDGKIYKL
- the rplM gene encoding 50S ribosomal protein L13, whose translation is MYQPTKFISKEKAAEEQHWVVIDAEGQTLGRLATKVATLLRGKHRPEWSPHVDCGDYVVIINSEKVFLTGQKAEQKKYFRHSGYIGHMREVTAGRMLEIHPERVVQAAVRGMLPKTKLGRAMFKKLKVYVGASHPHEAQKPEAISLA
- the rpsI gene encoding 30S ribosomal protein S9, whose amino-acid sequence is MATTVTKYYATGKRKTSVARVWILPGEGRMLINNKPVDEYFLRDTSLMIIKQPFEITGTWGRFDVSATVNGGGLSGQAGAVRHGISKALLEVDPSYRTTLKKAGLITRDSRVKERKKYGLKGARKSFQFSKR
- a CDS encoding N-acetyl-gamma-glutamyl-phosphate reductase, with the translated sequence MYRIAVVGATGYTGFELLRLLASHGGVEVGALTSETYSGKEIGEVFPALAKIVTCRLQKFEPEVCEGADIVFCCLPHRTAMNTVPGLLDRGHRVVDFSADFRLRDHAVYEQWYKTEHVCPERIPEAVYGIPELYRDEIRGAKLVANPGCYPTGAILALAPLLRAGIVVSSLIVIDAKSGVSGAGRKAALDFQFSEVNEGFKAYGIGTHRHTPEIEQELSVALGGELRVSFTPHLVPMTRGILSTIYVEAAGGATEESARAALQEAYGNEAFIRLMPQGAFPNVSQVAGSNFLDIGLTFDERTGRFVIVTAIDNLVKGASGAAVQNMNILLGLTETQGLVHPGFWV
- the argJ gene encoding bifunctional glutamate N-acetyltransferase/amino-acid acetyltransferase ArgJ; translation: MSEKINIQVIEGGVCAAEGVRASAATAGIKESGNPDITLIAFDPPAEAAGVYTRNLVCAAPVVLCRERVGKGPLRAILVNSGNANACTGQTGLSDAYHLCDGIAGVLGSKSDEVVMSSTGLIGANLPVELLEAKFGELVAGLSKGGGTASAEAIMTTDTRPKEYAVLVELPEGTVRIGGMSKGAGMIAPNMATMLAYVTTDAAVSSELLAKLLREASDMSFNCVTIDGDTSTNDTAILAATGASGVRVESGETLELFETALKQVCLELALAIVRDGEGVTKVVQLRVEGATSDEDARLAARSVSESLLVKTAINGNLPNWGRIFAAAGYSGAALDQERLYLKFDDIEVARDGAPIGGQDDSLRKVLEKPEYTVTLGLGVGDASSNFWTTDLSREYVTINADYRT
- the rpsB gene encoding 30S ribosomal protein S2; translated protein: MVPPALRWEKEVYPVASVNLRELLESGSHFGHKTNRWNPKMKPYIFGARNGVYIIDLQKTLHLFKDALDFLKDVSAKGGEVLFVGTKPQAQEIVVEEAQRAGMPYVTVRWLGGTLTNFATIKNSVARLIELDGMKDDGTFDLLAKKEAVRREKDRLRLDKFLGGVKKMKSIPKAMFVVDASHEHIAIREARKLGIPVVSMVDTNADPDGVDYLLPGNDDALRSIRLFVSRVADAISEGVALRSDGKAEAAVAGDGVAQEILAAAKAEEKAPVAESSPAKEDAPAVESAPVEEKAPAAEDKPSEG